Proteins from a single region of Hordeum vulgare subsp. vulgare chromosome 6H, MorexV3_pseudomolecules_assembly, whole genome shotgun sequence:
- the LOC123405247 gene encoding probable calcium-binding protein CML16, producing MKKVFSRFDTDGDGMISPSELAAVSRAIAEPATKSAGGREVASMMDELDTDRDGFVDVGEFAAFHGRGRGERELDAELRDTFDVYDINGDGRISDAELSKVMSRIGEGCTARPRTQRRPWPPIASRVASDGR from the coding sequence ATGAAGAAGGTGTTCTCCCGCTTCGACACGGACGGGGACGGCATGATCTCGCCCTCAGAGCTGGCGGCCGTGTCGCGCGCCATCGCGGAGCCGGCCACCAAGTCGGCAGGGGGCCGGGAAGTGGCGTCCATGATGGACGAGCTCGACACCGACCGCGACGGCTTCGTGGACGTCGGCGAGTTCGCCGCCTTCCACGGCCGCGGCCGCGGGGAGCGCGAGCTGGACGCCGAGCTTCGTGATACCTTCGACGTCTACGACATCAACGGCGACGGCCGCATCTCTGACGCCGAGCTCAGCAAGGTCATGTCCCGGATCGGCGAGGGATGCACCGCCAGGCCCCGCACCCAGCGTCGTCCCTGGCCGCCGATTGCGTCTCGTGTTGCCTCCGATGGTCGATAG